A single region of the Nitrospirota bacterium genome encodes:
- a CDS encoding carboxypeptidase-like regulatory domain-containing protein: protein ANGYPKFVDNTFVKQDNHASYRTIKSQYSSFPSTGDFIGNKFTNGASAESVDLEFWGPGKKEIKVGWHVDIQVKNASGAPLGGASVVVKTNTGAVIFNGSTNGNGSVRADVAQYLRTNVSGGVVVRKESRVSRTPHTIVVTKDGRTVTKTVTVAGNQTVQVVL from the coding sequence GGCCAACGGCTATCCGAAGTTCGTGGACAACACCTTTGTGAAGCAGGACAATCACGCGAGCTACCGGACCATCAAGAGCCAGTACTCCTCGTTCCCCAGCACCGGTGACTTCATCGGCAATAAATTCACAAATGGCGCGTCTGCGGAAAGCGTCGACCTCGAGTTCTGGGGACCCGGTAAAAAAGAGATCAAGGTGGGCTGGCACGTGGATATCCAGGTGAAGAACGCCTCGGGTGCTCCGCTCGGCGGCGCTTCGGTCGTGGTGAAGACCAACACGGGAGCGGTTATATTCAACGGCTCGACGAACGGAAACGGCAGTGTGCGGGCGGATGTCGCCCAGTACCTCCGGACTAATGTCTCCGGTGGTGTCGTTGTCCGCAAAGAGTCGAGAGTATCCAGGACCCCGCATACGATCGTCGTGACCAAAGACGGGAGGACGGTAACCAAGACCGTCACCGTTGCGGGAAATCAGACGGTGCAGGTGGTTCTGTAG